One Artemia franciscana unplaced genomic scaffold, ASM3288406v1 Scaffold_4858, whole genome shotgun sequence genomic window, ttggtataggaagagagcctttaatcacattctttaccatgtgcaatcataaaatagtctaatatctgaattttttcaacatacgtagctattaccctcgaaaactaaaacttttgaaataggaaaagagcctttaatcacattctttgccatgtgcaatcataaaatagtctaatatcttcatttttcaaaagacctagctattaccctcgaaaactaaaattttgaaataggaaaagagcttttaatcacattctttaccatgtgcaatcataaaatagtctaatatcttcattttttctacatacgtagctattaccgtcgaaaactaaaacttttgaaataggaaaagagcctttaatcacattctttaccatgtgcaatcataaaattgtctaataccttcatttttttccacagacaaagctattaccctcgaaaactaaaacttttgaaataggaaaagagcctttaatcacattctttgccattgcaatcataaaatagtctaatatcttcattttttcaaaagacctagctattaccctcgaaaactaaaacttttgaaataggaaaagagcctttaatcacattctttaccatgtgcaatcataaaatagtctaatatcttcattttttcaacatacgtagctattaccctcgaaaactaaaacttttgaaataggaaaagagcctttaatcacattctttaccatgtgcaatcataaaatagtctaatatcttcattttttcaacatacatagctattaccctcgaaaactaaaacttttgaaataggaaaagagcctttaatcacattctttaccatgtgcaatctttcTAAACAGTGGAAGCAAATAAATTACTAAGTTTGAATATGTTAAATTTATATGGAAATAGTTGATTCTTTAACCAAGGTTGTGCTCGATTTGGAATCTGTGATCCCAGGAACAGTAAGGAAGCATAGTTTTCAATTCTTCTCATATAATTTGTGTTGAAGAATAGATTTATTTAACTGGAGTTGCCTTATAATATTGTTACTAATTTATGCTCTTTGCTTGGAAGCAAAACAGCGTCATCTATAATAATTCTTAATAGCGGATTCTAGAGTGCgttcatattattaaattttactaataggcgagcagaagaggggagttTCTTGTCGCAAGGGCCGTTGTACCTGCCGGGAGTGTGACTCCCTTAAACTGCGGGGATCAGGTAGCAAGAAACTACGCTTCCCTCGCTTATTAGCTTAAATAGCTTTGTATTACGTCGTAGTTTATTGAACTGGCTCCTCCCCTCGGACTTTGATTTTGCATTACGGATTGTGACGTGGCTGTTGCGATGGGAGTAATGAGAAATTGGTTTGGAATGCGTTACTGAATTATGCTTTCCGTGCGATAAAAGCTGGTAATCGCTCGGAGGATATAGCGAAAAAAGCAGTCGAGTTTTTCTCAGAGGAAGCAATTGCAATGGCGAAGGAGTTATTGTGGCCCCTAGCAGGAATTACCACACGTGTTACTGCGCGATCGAAGAACACCGATGATATCCTGGACATATTAAAAGTATTTCGGGTTtgtgaagataaaaatatctcGTTGCCGCGGTTTGTGATTTTCGAACCTGATGAAGTTCCGATAATCCCGGGAGAAGTGACGGCTACCCTAACCCGGAAAGTAAACGAATTGTGTGCTAAGTTCGATAGTTACGTGGATTCTAATCCCTCTCCTTCTGTCTCTGCTATGCCTGCGGCAGAAACCAACACGATCATGTCGAAACTGTCATATGCGGTTGTTTTGAAGAATCCCCCGAAAGATCTTTCGAACCCTAGCGCTCGGAAATCCTATTTGGACAGAGTATGTGGTGATACTAGTTCGAACATTGTGGAGCTGAAACCTAGGAAATCTGAATGGAGAGTagtcttgaacaacaagaatgCTGCCGAGTCCCTGGCTGAGGCAGTGGGTAAAAGTGACTCAACTATAAGTGTTAAAGTAAAAACTCCCGCTTTCTTCGGAATAATCCGCCACGTTCCCACTGAAACTTCAGATGATGAACTGCGCTCAGTTGTACCGAACTGTGTTAAGGCCGTACAAATTGGTAGTACTCGGTCATTCAAATTACAGTTTGAAAGCAAAGCTCATCTCTTTAACGCAATGAACTCTCCGCCCATTTTTGGTTACGAGCGACTACCCATTACAGAATTTAAATTCTTACCGATGCAGTGCTACAACTGTCAGTCCTACGGACATGCAGCAAAATCTTGTGTAGATCCCCCGAAATGTTCAAAGTGCGGTGGAGATCATTCCAGCTCTCGGGACAATCCATGCCAAAATGCCCCAAATGCGCTCTGTGTGGTTCTTCTCGACACCCGTGCTACAGCTTCCAATGTCCAGTAGCTCAGAAGCTAATTTCTAAACAATGATCGGTGATTCTATACGGGTTGTTTCATGGAACTTAAATGGTGGAGTGGTTGATAAAATGCCACTGTTAGAAGGATTGTTATGTTATAACGATGTACTCTGTGTGCAGGAACACTTCCTCTCGAATCAAGCCGTTAGTCTGCTTGAGCTAAACGATGGCGTCAAAGTATTTGCTACTCCTGCAAAGTCATCGGGCAGGGGAAGGCCGTCCGGTGGAATCGCCATTCTTGTTAGCAGCAGGTTAAATCCCATTCTGTATAAATCTTCAGacttttttgttgctgttaaGGTGCACAAAACTGTTATCCACTCTGTGTACATGCCAACAGACTACAGAGAcagtaaatcagaaaaaaaatttagtgaagCCTGCAGTAAGCTATCGAGTTCGGTGGGCAGCTGTTCTAGCCAGGGCCTTGAATGTATAGTCGCTGGTGACGTGAACTGTGACTTGACTGATGAGTCTAACGCTCGAGCACAGATCCTCCTATCTTCCTGTGACGGTCTTCGTCTTGCTAACAATGATCTGTGTTTTACTTATATCCATAACTCAGGCTCGACTTCATCTCTCGACTTCATGTTAAGTTCCATCCAATCTCCAGCTTGCGGCAATTCGCACGTAGATCTGAGCGTAAGCGCGTCTGATCACTTTCCAATTATAAACACTTTTCGAGTAATTCCTGCCTCTCCTAACCCCCCAACTAATGAAAAGAAGtggaaaatcaaaactaattggAGTAAAATTGACCTGGCTACTTATCATTACGTATTGGATGAGATTCTCACAAAGATTAAAGTGCCGTTCCAATTACTACAGCAGAGTGTATGTATTCAAGATGAAGAGAAACAGCTGCTACTAAACATCTACTGTAGTGAAATATCTCACGCACTGTTATCTGCCGAGGCCGCTGCGGTCCCCATTCGTAAAGTCCGAGTGGGAACGGAAATTCCAAAGTGGTCCGAAAACCCTGCTCTAAGTGAAGCATGTGGTCGTGCAAAATTTTGGCTTAGGCTCTGGAACGAGTGTGGTCGTCCGAAATCAGGTGTTGTAAATGAAGTTCGGCTGTTCAGCAAACGCAGATTTGCTAAGATTTTGTCTAAGCATAAATGTGAAGTGATCGATCAACATAGTCAATTGATAAGTAATGATCCAAATGCTGTGTGGAGATTTCTTAAACGTAATGGTGATCAGAATAGTGTCGAACCTGTGATCTCTGAGCAAGATTGGGTGTCCCACTTTACTTCTGAGTTCTCTCCACCCGAACAAGATCTTGAAGATAAATATGAAGTCGAACTTGATAAGTTCATGGAATTGCCTAGTTCTGGTGTTGGCTACATAGTAACTGTTCCTAATCTGATTCgtgcaatttcaaaattaaaaaagaaacaatcgaAAGGTGTCGACAAGTTGTGTGGGTTGCATCTTGTACATGGTACTGCTGGTCTCCTGAGTCATTTAGAGCTTCTATTCcaaattatctttaattctgGTCTCGTTCCCGATGTTTTTGGTACTGGAGTAATTacacctattttgaaaaaagggaaaaatccgTCTGAATGCGTATCTTACCGCCCTATAACTGTTTCGCCGGTTTTATGTAAGCTTATGGAATTGCTAGTTATAGATCATATTGCTTTTCAATGTTCTACCCCCGATAATCAGTTCGGATTTAAAAAGGTGTTGGTCGCGAGCACGTCCATTATATTCTTGCTAATATATTAATAGAAGCTGATGAACTGAATGAATCCCTTATTCTAGCGAGTCACGATGTTAGACGTGCTTTTGATTCTGGGATACATCCCCAGTTATTAGTGTCTGCTCATAAACGTGGTGTGGACCGATCGGTTATTTTGCCTTTTCGGGATATGTATAAGAAGCTTCGAGTCCAAGTTAAAGTCCCGTCTCCTAACGGGCCGATTGTATTACCAAATGCTATTCCGGTTAGAAAGGGCATTAGGCAGGGTGCAATTTCGTCACCCCGGTTGTATAATAATAGTGTTCTCGAGGCCCAAAAGTTAGTGCAAATGAGCTGCATTTTCCGAGGTTTGGATGTAACATTACTTAATTacgcagatgatatttttaatttaagtagatGTTTGTCTCGtattgatgaaaattttcagattctagATGATGCTTATAGAGAGATAGGCCTATCTTTTAATGCAAGTAAAAGCGAGATTGTTGCTTTCAATAGGAGAAATGCAGATTGTATAGATCTTGCTGTCAAATTTGGTGCTCAAGAGGTTCCACCTGTCTGACTCCATAATGTACTTAGGAATGCCTATAGGTCATAACATGGCATCTACACGTGCTCGCCAAATAAGTAATTTCGCAGAAAAGGCACGTAAGGCTTACGGGGCGCTATCTTCAACTAAAGCGAAATATAATCGACAAATTCGAGCTAGGCTATATAATGCACTGGTGATCCCACACTTTCTGGCTTTATCACCGTTTTGGCATATATTTAGTGTTAGCGATAAAAGaaaccttcgatcacttttttacaaatatgcaaaatttcttttaaataccccACCGTGGGTTAAAAATTCCAAGATGTCTGCAAGGTTCGGTATCACAGATCCGATTGCTGCTGTGACGAAACGTCGTTCTGAATTTTTGGGGTCGCTTGGGCCTAGTAGTCTGGCAATTGCAATTCGTCCTTAGTGAGTTtttgtaataatgtttttatttattggcggTGTATCGtaacgtttgtttttgtttttgcagttaagtgttttttttgttttttttttttcttcttctttatactCCATTCGTGCCATTTGTGGTTTTGTATCGAGTGGGTgaataaaattatctatctatctatctatctataaaattgtctaataccttcattttttccacagacaaagctattaccctcgaaaactaaaacttttgaaataggaaaagagcctttaaccacattccttaccatgtgcaatcataaaatagtctaatatcttaattttttcaacctacgtagctattaccctcaaaactaaaattttgacataggaaaagagcctcaaatcacattctttaccatttgcaatcataaaatagtctaatatcttcattttttcaacatacgtagctattaccctcgaaaactaaaccttttggaataggaaaagagcctttaataacattctttaccatgtgcaatcataaaatagtctaatatctgaattttttcaacatacgtagctattaccctcgaaaactaaaacttttgaaataggaaaagagcctttaatcacattctttgccatgtgcaatcataaaatagtctaatatcttcattttttcaaaagacctagctattaccctcgaaaactaaaacttttgaaataggaaaagagcctttaatcacattctttaccatgtgcaatcataaaatagtctaatatcttcattttttctacatacgtagctattaccctcgaaaactaaaacttttgaaataggaaaagagcctttaatcacattctttaccatgtgcaatcataaaatagtctaatatcttcattttttcaacatacatagctattaccctcgaaaactaaaacttttgaaataggaaaagagcctttaatcacattctttaccatatgcaatcataaaattatctaataccttcattttttccacagacaaagctattaccctcgaaaactaaaacttttgaaataggaaaagagcctttaatcacattctttaccatgtgcaatcataaaatagtctaatatcttcatttttttcaacatacgtagctattaccctcgaaaactaaaacttttgaaataggaaaagagcctttaatcacattctttaccatgtgcaatcataaaatagtctaatatcttcattttttcaacatacatagcttttaccctcgaaaactaaaacttttgaaataggaaaagagcctttaatcacattctttaccatgtgcaatcataaaattgtctaataccttcattttttccacagacaaagctattaccctcgaaaactaaaacttttgaaataggaaaagagcctttaatcacattccttaccatgtgcaatcataaaatagtctaatatcttaattttttcaacctacgtagctattaccctcaaaactaaaattttgacataggaaaagagcctctaatcacattctttaccatttgcaatcataaaatagtctaatatcttcattttttcaacatatgtagctattaccctcgaaaactaaaccttttggaataggaaaagagcctttaatcacattctttaccatgtgcaatcataaaatagtctaatatctgaattttttcagcatatgtagctattaccctcgaaaactaaaacttttgaaataggaaaagagcctttaattacattctttaccatgtgcaatcataaaatattctaatatcttcatttttttcaacatacgtagctattaccctcgaaaactaaaacttttgaaataggaaaagagcctttaatcaaattttttaccatttgcaatcataaaatagtctaatatcttcattttttcaacataagtagctattaccctcgaaaactaaaccttttggaataggaaaagagcctttaatcacattctttaccatgtacaatcataaaatagtctaatatctgaattttttcaacatacgtagctattaccctcgaaaactaaaacttttgaaaaaggaaaagagcctttaatgacattctttaccatgtgcaatcataaaatagtctaatatcttcattttttcaaaagacctagctattaccctcgaaaactaaaacttttgaaataggaaaagagcctttaatcacactctttaccatgtgcaatcataaaatagtctaatatgttcattttttctacatacgtagctattaccctcgaaaactaaaacttttgaaataggaaaagagcctttaatcacattctttaccatgtgcaatcataaaatagtctaatatcttcattttttcaacaaacatagctattaccctcgaaaactaaaacttttgaaataggaaaagagcctttaatcacattctttaccatgtgcaatcataaaattgtctaatatcttcattttttccacagacaaagctattaccctcgaaaactaatacttttgagataggaaaagagcgttgaatcacattcttaccatttgcagtcataaaatagtctaatatcttcattttttcaaaatacgtagctattaccctcgaaaactaaaacttttgacataggaaaagagcctttaatcacattatttaccatatgcaatcataaaatagtctaatatcttcattttttcaacatacgtagctattatcctcgaaaactaaaacttttaaaataggaaaagagcctttaatcgcattctttaccatttgcaatcataaaatagtctaatatctttattttttcaacatacgtagctattaccctcgaaaactaaaacttttgacacaggaaaagagcctttaatcacattctttaccatgtgcaaccataaaattgtctaatatcttcattttttccacagacaaagctattaccctcgaaaactaaaacttttgaaataggaaaagagcctttaatcacattccttaccatgtgcaatcataaaatagtctaatatcttaattttttcaacctacgtagctattaccctcaaaactaaaattttgacataggaaaagagcctctaatcacattctttaccatttgcaatcataaaatagtctaatatcttaattttttcaacatacgtagctattaccctcgaaaactaaaccttttggaataggaaaagagcctttaatcacattctttaccatgtgcaatcataaaatagtctaatatctgaattttttcagcatatgtagctattacccctcgaaaactaaaacttttgaaataggaaaagagcctttaatcacattctttaccatgtgcaatcataaaatagtctaatatcttcattttttcaacatacgtagctattaccctcgaaaactaaaacttttgaaataggaaaagagcctttaatcaaaatctttaccatttgcaatcataaaatagtctaatatcttcattttttcaacataagtagctattaccctcgaaaactaaaacttttgaaataggaaaagagcctttaatcacattctttaccatttgcaatcataaaatagtctaatatcttcattttttctacatacgtagctattaccctcgaaaactaaaacatttgaaataggaaaagagtctttaatcacattctttaccatgtgcaatcataatattgtctaatatcttaattttttcaacatacgtagctattaccctcgaaaactaatacttttgacataagaaaagagcctttaatcacattctttaccatttgcaatcataaaatagtctaatatcttcattttttcaacatacgtagctattacccctaaaaaactaaaacttttgacataggaaaagagtttttaatcacattctttaccatttgcaatcataaaatagtctaatataatcatttttttcaacaaacgtagctattaccctcgaaaactaaaacttttgaaataggaaaagagcctttaatcacaatctttaccatttgtaatcataaaatagtctaatatcttcattttttcaacatacgtagctattaccctcgaacactaaaacttttgaaataggaaaagagcctttaatcccattctttaccatttgcaatgataaaatagtctaatatcttcattttttcaacatacgtagctactaccctcgaaaactaaaacttttgaattaggaaaagagcctttaatcacattctttaccatgtgcaatcataaaatagtctaatatcttccttttttctacatacgtagctattaccctcaaaaactaaaacttttgaaataggaaaagagcctttaatcacattctttaccatttgcaatcataaaatagtctaatatcttcattttttcaacatacgtagctactaccctcgaaaactaaaacttttgaattagaaaaagagcctttaatcacattctttaccatgtgcaatcataaaatagtctaatatcttcattttttcaacagacctagctattaccctcgaaaactaaaacttttgaaataggaaaagagcctttaatcacattctttaccatgtgcaatcataaaatagtccaatatcttcattttttaaacatacgtagctattaccctcgaaaactaaaacttttgacataggaaaagagcttttaatcacattctttaccatttgcaatcataaaatagtctaatatcttcattttttcaacatacgtaggtattaccctcgaaaactaaaacttttgaaataggaaatgagcctttaatcacattctttaccatttgcaatcataaaatagtctaatatcttcattttttcaaaatacgtagctattaccctcgaaaactaaaacttttgaaataggaaaagagcctttaatcacattctttaccatgtgcaatcataaaattgtctaatatcttcattttttcaaaatacgtaactattaccctcgaaaactaaaacttttgaaataggaaaagagcctttaatcacattctttaccatttgcaatcataaaatagtctaatatcttcatttcttcaacatacgtagctactaccctcgaaaactaaaacttttgaattaggaaaagagcctttaatcacattctttaccatttgcaatgataaaatagtctaatatcttctttttttcaacatacgtagctattaccctcgaaacctaaaactttttaaataggaaaagagcctttaatcacattctttaccatgtgcaatcataaaattgtctaatatcttcattttttcaaaatacgtaactattaccctcgaaacctaaaacttttgacataggaatagagcctttaatcacattctttaccatttgcaatcataaaatagtctaatatcttcatttttccacagaaaaagctattaccctcgaaaactaaaacttttgaaataggaaaagagcctttaatcacattcttaccatttgcagtcataaaatagtctaatatcttcattttttcaacatacgtagctattaccctcgagatctaaaacttttgaaataggaaaaaagcctttaatcacattctttaccatttgcaatcataaaatagtctaatatctttattttttcaacatacgtagctattaccctcgagatctaaaacttttgaaataggaaaaaagcctttaatcacattctttaccatgtgcaatcataaaattgtctaatatcttcattttttccacagacaaagctattaccctcgaaaactaaaacttttgaaataggaaaagagcccttaatcacattctttaccatttgcaatcataaaatagtctaatatcttcattttttcaaaatacgtagctattaccctcgaaaaataaaacttttgacatagggaaagagtctttaatcacattctttaccatgtacaatcataaaatagtctaatatcttcattttttcaacatacgtagctattaccctcgagatctaaaacttttaaagcctttaatcacattctttaccatttgcaatcataaaatagtctaatatctttattttttcaacatacgtagctattaccctcgaaaactaaaacttttgacataggaaaagagcctttaatcacattctttaccatgtgcaatcataaaattgtctaatatcttcattttttccacagacaaagctattaccctcgaaaactaaaacttttgaaataggaaaagagcccttaatcacattctttaccatttgcaatcataaaatagtctaatatcttcatcttttcaacatatgtagctattaccctcgaaaactaaaacttttgaaataggaaaagagcctttaatcaaattctttaccatgtgcaatcataaaatagtctgatatcttcattttttcaacatacgtagctattaccctcgaaaactaaaacttttgaaatagcaaaagagcctttaatcacattctttaccatgtgcaatcataaaattgtctaatatcttcattttttcaacatacgtagctattaccctcgaaaactaaaacttttgaaataggaaaagagcctttaatcacattcagtaccatgtgcaatcataaaatactctaatttcttcattttttcaacatacgtagctattaccctcgaaaactaaaacttttgaaatgggaaaagagcctttaatgacattctttaccatgtgcaatcataaaattgtctaatatattcattttttcaacatacgtggctattaccctcgaaaactaaaacttttgaaataggaaaagagcctttaatcacattctttaccatgtgcaatcataaaattgtctaatatcttcattttttccacagacaaagctattaccctcgaaaactaaaacttttgaaataggaaaagagcctttaatcacattctttaccatgtgcaatcataaaatagtctaatgtcttcattttttcaacataggtagctattaccctcgaaaactaaaacttttgaaatagga contains:
- the LOC136043352 gene encoding uncharacterized protein LOC136043352, whose protein sequence is MYKKLRVQVKVPSPNGPIVLPNAIPVRKGIRQGAISSPRLYNNSVLEAQKLVQMSCIFRGLDVTLLNYADDIFNLSRCLSRIDENFQILDDAYREIGLSFNASKSEIVAFNRRNADCIDLAVKFGAQEVPPV